The sequence ACGCCAACTGATCCGCAGGGCTTAAAGGTTTGGAGCGAGCGCCCGTGCACGCACCCCTCATGTTTCTGGGCGTAGGCAAGCACGCCCATGATAATCAAAGCCACCACGACCAATCCGGCTACTAGGTTCTGCACCATGGCTGCCACTCCAGGTGAACTCATGAACAAGGCGACCGGCGCGAATCGTCGGAATCAACGCCGGGACAGCGCTCCCTCTCGAGGCCACCAAGCGGCTGGAGCTGAAATGATAAGCAGAGGTCGCGCAGCCAAAGAGAGCACAACCGTCGACCTGATGGCAATGCGACTTCTGCCGCGCTGCGCAAATTCGATGCGCGATCTGAAGCCGCGTCTTCAAAAATTCGCCTGTTGCCACCGAAATCGGGCGCATACGGCAATCCAGTTGCTCTTATCGTGCCACTCGCGGCTTAGTAGCGGGCGCCTGTACTGTTGCACCATTTTGGCAAGGATTGAGGGCCTGCCGCGGCCGAACGCCACGAGCTAAAGCATGCTATGCTGAAAGGATCGGGATAACGTTACTTTGCCGTGGTCCAAAGTCCGGCTCGCCGTCAATCAGACAGTCGAGGGAGCCAATGCAGCAGATTGCGGACTGGCTCAACATCCTTGGCCTAGGGCAATACGCGCAACGCTTTGCCGAGAACGACATTGATCCAAGCGTTCTGCGCGATCTGACCGACTTTGACCTCGAAAAAATCGGTGTTTCGCTCGGCCATCGCAAGAAGATATTGCGCGCGATTGCGGAGTTCGCTGAGACCGGACCGAGACCCGTGCGTACTCCTTGGACCGCGGCCGAGAGACGTCAACTCACGGTGATGTTCGCTGATCTTGTTGGCTCGACAGCGCTCTCGACTAGGCTCGACGCTGAGGACTTGCGGGAAATCATTGGCAAGTACCACCGCTGCTGTGCCGAGCAAATCGAAAAATCTGGCGGATTCGTCGCCAGATACATGGGCGACGGCGTGCTCGCATATTTCGGCTATCCGCGGGCCGATGAAGACGATGCTGAGCGCGCAGTATGCGCCGGACTAGCATTGGTTGCGGCCGTGGCAGGACTCGATGTCGGCCCGTCGGCAAGATTGCGAGTGCGAGTTGGCATTGCCACGGGCTTGGTGATCGTCGGTGATCTCATCGGAGATGGCGCAGCGCAGGAGCATGGAGTGGTCGGTGAGACCCCCAATCTGGCCTCGCGTCTGCAGGCGCTGGCCGAGCCGGATACGATTGTCATCGACGGTAGCACTCGCCGCCTCGTCGGTGGACTCTTCGAGTATCTCGCTCTCGGGAGCGTGTCCATCACAGGCTTCAGCGCCCCGGTGCCGGTCTGGCGAGTCATCGGTGCGAACGCGGTCGATAGCCGCTTCGAGGCCTTGCGGGTAGCCAGAACGCCACTGCTCGGGCGCGATGAAGAGATCGAGCTGCTGATGCGCCGCTGGCAGCAGATAAAACGCGGCGATGGCTCGGTCGTGTTGATATCGGGTGAGCCCGGCATCGGCAAATCGCGCCTCGCCGAGACCGTGCTGGAGCGGCTGAGCGATGATCCACATATCCGTTTGCGCCGTTTCTGCTCGCCGCACCATCAGGACAGCGCGCTTTTCCCGACCATCTCACAGCTCGAGCGGGCGGCGGGTTTCCGGCGCGACGATACGGACCGGCAACGGTTGGACAAGCTCGAAGCGTTGCTCGCGGAGGCAAACGCTGACCTCAGCGAGGCCGTCCCTCTGATCGCGGACCTGCTGTCCGTGCCGATCGGCAATAGCTATCCACCTCTCAGCCTCACCCCTCGGAAGCGCAAGGAGAAGACGCTTGGGGTTCTCCTGGCCCAGCTCGAGGGACTGGCGGCGCGCCGGCCCGTGCTGATGGTGTTCGAGGATATGCACTGGATCGACCCCACCTCGCTCGACCTGTTGGACCGCATCGTCGATCGCGTGGCCACCCTCCGCGTCTTGCTGATCATCACTTTTCGGCCAGAGTTCGCGCCAGCCTGGATCGGGCGCTCGCACGTGACATTGATCAGTCTCAGTCGGCTCCCGCATCGACAGCGCGCCGAGATGATCATGGGGGTGACCGGCGGCAAGGCGTTGCCCCAAGAGATCGTCGAAGGAATCGTCGATCGGACCGATGGCATACCGCTGTTCATCGAGGAATTGACCAAGGCGGTGATCGAGAGCGGCATGTTGGCCGACGCCGGCGACCGCTTTGATGCGAGGGGACCCGTACCTCGGCTTGCCATCCCTACCTCGCTCCACGCCTCGCTCCTGGCACGGCTGGATCGCTTGGCGCCCGTGCGCGAGATGGCGCAGATCGGAGCTGCCCTTGGGCGGTCGTTCTCGCATGAGCTGATCAGCGCCGTCGCAGCCATGCCGCCGCAACAGGTGGACGGGGCCTTGGCGCAGCTCGTAAGCGCCGAACTGGTCTTCCAGCGGGGGACCCCGCCCGATGCAGAGTACACCTTTAAGCACGCGCTGGTGCAGGATGCAGCCTATAGCACCATGCTGCGCGGTCGACGCCAGCAGATCCATGCTCGCGTTGCGACGACGTTAGAGAGCGAGTTCCCTAAAATCGTGGCCGCTCAGCCCCAACTCATGGCCCACCATTGTACGGAGGCCGGTTTCAACGAGAAGGCGGTCGGCTACCGGCTCAAAGCGGGCCAGCAGGCGGTCGCGCGATCGGCGATGACGGAAGCGGTGGCGCAGTTGCAGAAGGGGCTCGAATTGCTGGCGAACATGCCCGAGGAGTCGCGGCCCGCACAGCACGAGCTCGACCTTGAGATTGCCCTCGGGCGGGCCCTGATGGCGGCCCGAGGGTATTCGGCGCCGGCGGTAGCCGATACCCTTGTCAGGGCGCGGGCGCTCGCTGAGCGGTTCGATCGACCGGACCGTCTCGCTCCGCTGCTCTATTTCCAATGGGGTTTCCATTCGGTTCGTGCCGAGCACGACCTGGCGGTGTCCCTTGCCGAGCAGATGGAGA is a genomic window of Bradyrhizobium sp. CB1717 containing:
- a CDS encoding adenylate/guanylate cyclase domain-containing protein; this encodes MQQIADWLNILGLGQYAQRFAENDIDPSVLRDLTDFDLEKIGVSLGHRKKILRAIAEFAETGPRPVRTPWTAAERRQLTVMFADLVGSTALSTRLDAEDLREIIGKYHRCCAEQIEKSGGFVARYMGDGVLAYFGYPRADEDDAERAVCAGLALVAAVAGLDVGPSARLRVRVGIATGLVIVGDLIGDGAAQEHGVVGETPNLASRLQALAEPDTIVIDGSTRRLVGGLFEYLALGSVSITGFSAPVPVWRVIGANAVDSRFEALRVARTPLLGRDEEIELLMRRWQQIKRGDGSVVLISGEPGIGKSRLAETVLERLSDDPHIRLRRFCSPHHQDSALFPTISQLERAAGFRRDDTDRQRLDKLEALLAEANADLSEAVPLIADLLSVPIGNSYPPLSLTPRKRKEKTLGVLLAQLEGLAARRPVLMVFEDMHWIDPTSLDLLDRIVDRVATLRVLLIITFRPEFAPAWIGRSHVTLISLSRLPHRQRAEMIMGVTGGKALPQEIVEGIVDRTDGIPLFIEELTKAVIESGMLADAGDRFDARGPVPRLAIPTSLHASLLARLDRLAPVREMAQIGAALGRSFSHELISAVAAMPPQQVDGALAQLVSAELVFQRGTPPDAEYTFKHALVQDAAYSTMLRGRRQQIHARVATTLESEFPKIVAAQPQLMAHHCTEAGFNEKAVGYRLKAGQQAVARSAMTEAVAQLQKGLELLANMPEESRPAQHELDLEIALGRALMAARGYSAPAVADTLVRARALAERFDRPDRLAPLLYFQWGFHSVRAEHDLAVSLAEQMEKLGETRKDQATLLLGHYIHGASCHYRGEFVTARGLLELCDGLRDPAARAICAAIAVADPRAASRGHLAVTLALLGDIDQGRARANEALLEARLLDHPFTVAFVLSKVCAVEAAAGMSHDTLRHAEELVALSNEHGFPLWLGLGLLQHGRSLTAVGQAQDGLALLAKGLSVLRGAGAVVHTPRALCFLAEAHAKVGHLQEEQKCLVEAAQLIETTQERSGEAELHRLRGDMMNARGDQAAAEQNYHRALAVAERQSAKTLGLRAATSLACLWRDQGKCAEAHDLLVLRYRSFTEGFDTPVLRDARAVLEQLT